TATGAGTCTTTAATACAACCAATATCAATAACTACACTATCGCCTGCTTTAACAGTTGAGTTGTCCATTTCATGATGTGGATCCGCTGAGTTAGCACCATAACCTACTATTGGGTCAAAAGAATGTCCTTCTGCTCCAAGTTCTTCCCACATATCACCAAGCATTTTCCCCATTTTCTTTTCAGAATATTTTTTTGAAACAAGTTTAATCATCTTTTCAACAGCAATATCATTAAGCATTGATGATGCTCTCAAATATTCTTTTTCTACTTCATCCTTTGAGCTTCTTACTTTATCAATAATTTTAGAACCATTAACAAAAGCGCTACCACCTTTTAGCTCCATTAATCTTAATAAGAAATGCGCAGGCCAGTCTTTATCTATACCCATTGGCATATCTTTATCGATATGTCTTGAAAGAATTTCTATTGGTTTGTCCGTATCGCTATACCATATCTTTTCTACTCCTAAATCTTCACTTATAGGGAACAGCTCATTAATAAATAATTTATTGTTTCCATTTGTGTTGAGATAAAGTACAAGCATTCTCTCTCCAGCCAATATCCACTTACCTGTAAGATAAAAAATAGCATTTGAATCAGAAACTATCATCTGAGGTATTTTCTTATCCGCCATAATTTTTAAAACTTTGTTAAGTCTTTCCTGTATCATTAAAAATCCCTCCTAAATATTATGATTATATTTTCTGCATTATGCAGTCATTAAACCAGCTTTTTCTTTCATTTTTTTACTTACTCTTTTTTAATGCAATTCTAATAGTCAGTATATTATGTTATTTTTAATACATTATATCATACAAAATAATAATATACTTAACCTTTTTAAGTATATTAGTAATTTTTTAAGTAATACAATAATAATTTTAACTATCACCTTAATTATTTAAATAAAACTATATTTTTTTATTCATATTATTCTAGCATTATAGTGATTGTGATATTTCTTATATTGAAGAATTATTTTTAGTATGTTATTATATTAAATAATAGATATGGGCACTTTTGGTAAAATAAATAAAAAACTTAAAAATAATATATTGTTGTCAATGGTGGTAAACAGTAAAATTTTAGGAGTGAAATAATGATAGCTGAAATATCAGGAAAAATTCGTAATCTGAGAAAAGAAAAGGACCTAACCTTAAAAGATTTGAGCATGAAGACTGGTCTTTCAGTAAGCTTTCTATCTCAGGTAGAAAATGGCTATTCTTCACTTGCAATAACCTCACTAAAAAAAATTGCTGAAGCATTAAATGTTCCAATGAACTATTTCTTCAAGCCTCCTGAAATACACAATTTTTTAGTTAAAGCTGAAGAAGAAAAAGTATTTAAAATAGAAGGTTCAAATTCAGAATTTATTAGAATTAGCGGAGATTTTACTGGAAGAAAAATTGAATCTATGATAATCATTATTCCTCCAGAGCAAATGCATGGCAGCAAATCAAGTCACCCCGGTGAAGAATTTGTTTATGTACTTGAAGGAGCACTAATTGTTAATCTTGCTGGAATCGATTATTTAGTGAAAGTAGGCGATTCAATACAATATCCTTCAACTACTTATCATTCATGGATAAACCCACTTAATCAGAAAACAAAATTGCTTAGTATCGTTACTCCATTAATTTTTTAGTTCAATTTAAAAAAAGGCTATAAGCCTTTTTTTTTAAGATAATTTCAAGTCTATGTTGATTTTTCCATTTACCAGACAATAAGCTGTATCATCTTCAACCTTTAAATATACATCTATGGTCTTAAGTTCTGAAAGTTTATGCGTTTTAACCCACTCATCACGAATTTTTTCTAGTATTGTATGTTTGCTAATCTCTTTCCCTTGATATTGAACGTAGAATGCAACGTCCACTTTTTTTGCTTTTGTTTTTTTTGCAACACTTGTTGCAGCGGTCGCCACTTTAGTAGCTTTTGATTTAACATTTTTAGCAGTATCCTTAACCACATTAATAGTCTTTTCCACATTTTCTTTCTTGACAACATCAGAAGCCACTTTTATTGCTGCTTCGGCTTTCTCCTCTGTAGACTTTATAACTTTTTCTGCTGATGCCTTTACAGCCTCTTTAGCAGATGTTAAATTACTATTTTTTTTCATTTTTTTTACCTCCATTTATAAATTTTTTTTGAGTTTGTTATTATATTCTATTTATTTTTCAAAAACCCTTTTTTTGTAACAAATAAAATAATTATAATAAAAATATTTCTTTTGAATAACATACTACTTATAACTTCATTTTACAAACATTATAGTACTAATTCACAATAAATGGACTGGAATCCAATTAATAATGAAGAATATTAATAAAAGTAGTGGCATAATGGTATTCCACTATTCATAAAATGTACTAAACTTTTGTACTATAATTCGAATACTTGCTTAGAAACTAATGTATACTTTCACCAAATTTATTTACAAATTTCGAGTTTTCGTATCCACTTTCTATAAAGTAACTTCTTTTCTTAGTATCGCTTATTATCTCAAGGATAGGTTCTTTCTTAGAAATAAATATTTCTACTTTATCCCCATTTAATTCATAAAGTGTAATCGAATATGGGTATCTATTAATAGAAGTGTATCCTAAATCTTGATATGGAATTTTTCTTACATAAAAGGAATTAAGATAATTCTTTATTTCCTTTATTTTATCTTCTTTTGATGTTGTTGACATATCATAATGTAGCTCCTCACCTTTAAGTTCCCCTTCGTATAGAACAGCTATAGAAGAAGTTTCACTGTGATTAAAAGTTTTTTCTATAATTCCTCCTAATACTTTTGGCTGCAATAAATTATAGAAGCCATATATAGAAATCATTATAAAGAAAATTAATGCTAAAAATAACCTTATTTTAATGCTTTTCACTGGATATATTTTATCCAAATTCTCAATATTATTTATTTTATTCTTTTGCCTATTTTCTAGCTCTAAATTTGAATTATACCCTATATTAAAAGTGACTTTTGATATTTTACTATCATTATTATTCTTAAAATAACTAAGTATCATTGTTTTATTATTTTTTTTATAATCTATACTACTAATTTTATTCCATGAAATAAATCTTCCTTTTATAAATAAACCTTCATTTAAAATGAAATTATAATCATATAAACAAAATCCCCTACCTATTAGTATTATTGATAAAAAAGCGTAAATAGGATTTTTATTTTGCAATGATATAGTTATTAATATTAACCCTATAACAAACAAAAATATATATCTAAATTCTCTTTGTTCTATTCTTATTTTATGATGAAATCCTTTTGCTACTAGTATCCTGTAAAGAAAATAGTATATGCTAAGTAGCAAATATATTATTGGAAAGGAAAAGTACCATAATGGCAAAATATATTCTTTAAAATACATATACAGCCCCCAATCTATATTTATCTTTTTTTAATTATAACACAATATATTAAATTTATGTATAATATAACTATTTATTACTAACATATCCAAGCATTAAAAAACACATGGAATTCCATGCGTTTTTTTGATATTTGACTATAATTATTAAATATAGACTACTATTACCCCACAGCCTCTTCAAACTCAGAGGTATTTAAAAAATTTAGCTTTGTGGCTATAAATGCAAATTATCATAATGAAGGTGAATAGCAAGTATGAAATTTATCCGAAGTGACTTGCAATACGAAACGTCAAAACTATTGAAATTCCATTTAGAAATTCTTCTTTTGCGAATATAAAATTCTCGTAAGCTTGCACAGGAAGTGCAAGCTAGTGAACCTGAGGCAGGACGCCGAATGTGAACGTTAGAGAATTTTATATGAGCAAAAGATTAGGATTTCTTAATGGAATTTCTTGTTTTAAGTTCGTTTACAAGGCACGTAGGAGAAATTTCATACTTGTTTATATAACAGGTTTAAATCCTTTTAGTCTTAATGCATTTAGCAAAACTGATACTGAACTAAAGCTCATGGCAGTAGCTGCTATAATTGGACTGAGTAGTGGTCCATTAAAGATATATAAAACTCCCATGGCAACTGGGATACCTAATGTATTGTATCCGAAGGCCCAGAATAGATTTTCTTTGATATTTTTTATAGTCTTCTTGCTTAATTCTATTGCAGTTGCAACATCTCTTAAATCACTCCTCATAAGAACTATATCTGCGGATTCAATTGCAACGTCTGTACCTGATCCTATAGCTATTCCTATATCTGCTTGTGCTAGTGCTGGAGCATCATTTATACCATCGCCAACCATAGCAACTTTCTTGCCTGTGGCTTGAAGTTTTTTAACCTCATTTGCCTTATCTTCTGGAAGAACTTCTGCAAGAATTGTATCTATACCTACTTCTCTCGCTATAGCCTCCGCAGTTATCTTATTGTCTCCAGTTATCATTGCTACTTCAATTCCCATTTCATGAAGCTTTTCAATTGCTATCTTACTACTTTTTTTAACAGTATCAGCAACAGCTATAATTCCTGCTATTTTAGCATCTATAGCTATATACATTGGAGTTTTACCTTCACTTGCTAAATTGTGAGAGGTTTCTTCTAGGTTCTCTAGGGAGATATTGCTTTCTACCATAAGTTTTCTGTTTCCAAGTAAAATATCTCTGCCATCAATCTTTACTTCAATTCCATGTCCTGGTATTGCTTTAAAATAATCAAGGGTCTTAAATTCTACTTTATTATCCTGCGCAGCTTTTACTATTGCTTCTCCAAGAGGATGTTCAGACCCCTTCTCTGCTGAGGCGGCTATTTGAAGCAAGTATTCTTCTGTTATACTGTTTGTAACAATTATATCTGTAACCTTTGGCGTGCCTTCTGTTATAGTTCCTGTTTTATCAAAAACTATAGTTTGTATTTTATGAGCTGTTTCTAGGGCAACCCCACTTTTTATTAAAACTCCATATTCTGCACCTTTTCCTGTACCAACCATTATTGCTGTTGGAGTTGCAAGGCCTAATGCACAAGGACACGCGATTACAAGTACAGAAATGAAAATAGTTAAAGAAAATATTGCAGTTTCTCCTGATAGGTACCAACTTACGCTAGATAAAAGTGCCAGTCCCATAACAACCGGAACAAAATATCCTGAAATTATGTCAGCCATTTTTGCAATTGGAGCTTTAGAGCCTTGGGCATCTTCTACAAGCTTTATAATTTGAGATAAGGCTGTATCTTTTCCAACTCTTGTTGCCTTATATTTTATAGTTCCATTCTTATTAATACTAGCTCCTATAATTTTATCACCAACAATCTTTTCTACTGGCATGCTTTCCCCTGTAATCATAGCTTCATCTACAGCAGTAATTCCGTGGACCACTTCACCGTCTACAGGCATTTTTTCACCAGGCCTTACAAAAATTATGTCGCCTACTTCAACTTCTTCTATAGGCATTTCAATTTCTTTTCCTTCTCTTATGATAATAGCTGTTTTAGGAGCTAGCCCCATAAGTTTTTTTATAGCTTCGGAAGTCTTTCCTTTTGTAACTGACTCTAAATATTTACCTAATGTAATAAGAGTTATAATAACTGCTGCTGACTCAAAATATAAGTCATATGCATAATCTACATTTCCGCCAAAAATTTGTACTATAGCAAATATTCCATATAAAAACGCTGCTGATGTACCCATTGCAATTAGTGTATCCATATTAGGGCTTCTTCGTATTAAGGACTTAAATCCCACCCTAAAGAATCTATTCCCTGCAATCATAACTGGTATTACTAAAACTAATTGTAAAATTGCAAAAAATCTAGGACTACTCATAGGATCTATAAAACTTGGAAGATGATACCCAAATTTTTCAGCTATCATATGTCCCATAGATATAAATAGCAATGGCACTGTGAACATTACAGAAATAATAAATTTATTCCATAACAGTTTTATTTCTTTTTCTTTTCTCACTTTATCAGCATCCACAGTAGTTTCACCGTCAAAAATTTTGTAGCCTGCTTTTTCTACGGCTTTCTTTATATCTGATATTCTAACCTTTGATGGTTCATAGGTTATATTCAATTTTTCAGTTGCATAATTTACATTTGACTCTATTACTCCATCTAGCTTTTTAGTAACTCTTTCAATGGCTTTAGAACAAGCCGAACAAGTCATACCTTCAATTTTAAAAGACCTATTATTTGATTCAACTAAGGCCTTATAACCTGCCTTTTCTACAGATGCTTGAATATCAGGTACAGATATTTTTGCTTCATCATAATTTATAGTAAGTTTTTCTGTAGCAAAATTCACATTTGTCTCATTTACTCCATCTAGCTTTTTAGTTGCTCTTTCAACTGCTTTAGCACAAGCTGAGCAGGTCATACCCTCTATTTTTAATGACTTTGTCGTCATAAATTTCCCTCCTATAATTAAATATTAAAACACTATTTATTCATTATTTTAGATAAAAGTTCTATAATTTCATCTATTTTCTCATCTCCATTGTCTAGCTTAACTGCTTCCATAACACAGTGATGCATATGTTGTTTTAAAATTAGCAGATTTGCTTTTTTTAAAAGGGCTTGGGCTGCAATGATTTGGTTAGATATATCAACACAGTATCTACCATCTTCCATCATTTTCATTATTCCCTCAATTTGTCCTTTAGAAGTTTTTAATGCTTGTAATGCCTTGACTTTTTCTACATTCATTTAACCCTCTCCATATCCCCCCCCATACTGGGGGTATCTTATAATTATATTATACACCCTTAAGTGTATAATACAAGGGTGATTTACCTTAGACTATTTTAATTTAAACCCTTTAACTAATTGGTCATCTTTGCTTTCCATGTTATCTTTTCCAGCTACTTCTAATTTAAATCCGGAACCTTCAAGCTTTTTAACATCTACTCCTGCTTTAATTAGTGGCTCTGCCTTAAGTGCAAATTCCATGTCCTCATCAGATGATCCTAAAACCTCTGCAAAGTGTACTGCATAACCCTCTCCAAGCATTAGCATATAATGTTTTTCATCTTTCAAGTATTTAATTAACATTGGATCCTGCTTTAAAAGTCTTCTTAGTGCATCTTCTGAACCATTTGAAACTTCCTTTTTATCACTTACATTGTAAGTTTTAATTAAACGATTAGGCAAATCTACGCCATCCACTTTTGCTGCTGGTTCATACAACCACTCATTTTTGTCTAATTTAGTTACATCCAGGCCTGCCTTTACAAAAGGATCCGCCAGCATTACCATAGCGAAATCTGCTTTATTTGCTGAAGTGTCTTTAGTCCATTCAAACTTTTCTCCACTAGACAGCTTAAATCCCCAATGTTGTAGTGCCTTATGGAAACCCATATTTGCTGGATATGTCTTAATAATGGTATTAAAGGCTTTAAGACCATTATCTACGTCCGTATTTTCTGTTGATGTCTTATTTCCTGTTGCTGCTTTGCTACACCCGACAAAGGATAAAACTATCACTGAAGAAAGAACTAAAGCTAATATTTTTTTTGTATTTTTCATTTAATTACAACTCCTTACATATATTTGTTAATCGATAAGTATATAATAAATAAATCTTATGAAGACAGTGTGAAGAAATAAAAGAATTTGGAAATTTTTTATTTTAAAATTGTTATGCAATTTTATATTCACACTTAATAAAACTCAGAATATATTAAAGTACCAGCTATAACTTCTTTTATTTGACGATTTTAAAAAAGGAAGTCCATCACCTAGATGTGGTGGTATTAATACCAAAGCAACTCCAATACTTAAGTTAAAGTGTAGAATTTCTTCTTAAAGTGCCGATTTATGGCGCTTTAGTTGATTTTTAAACTTTTACTTAGGCACAGGAAAATAAATAACGATCATTCTAACCAGTTATTTATTTGAATGTGCCACGATACAAAAGGAGGTTATATATATGAGTCATAGACATAATAATTGTTGTTGTAACAATAATCGTTGCTGTAAACCTGTTTGCAGATGTGAAAATAGTTGCGGTAATAACTGCGGAAACGGCTTTGGAAATGGTTGTGAAGGCTTTGGAAATGGATTTGGTGGCGGAAGTGGCATCTGGTTAGTTCTTTTACTTTTAGGCCTTGGCGGACGAGGAGGTAGAGGCTGCGGCGGTGGCTTTGGTGGCTTGTTTTAGTTAATTAAAAAAGCACTTCTAATAGAATTCTATTAGAAGTGCTTTTCTTTATTTATACATAAGTTCTAATTCTTTTTGAACATCATCGCTTTCTTGGAATTCATCATAAGACATTACTTTATCCATTATGCCCTTAGGGGTAATTTCTATTATTCTATTTGCAACTGTTTGAACTAACTGATAATCATGCGATGTAAGCAAAATTGTTCCAGTAAAACTAGTTAAACCATTGTTTATAGCAGTAATAGACTCTAAATCTAAATGGTTAGTAGGCTCGTCTAATATTAATACATTAGCATTACTAAGCATCATTTTAGAAAGCATACATCTAACCTTTTCTCCACCAGACAAGACACTAGATTGTTTAAGAGCTTCTTCTCCTGAGAAAAGCATTCTTCCTAAAAATCCTCTAATAAAGCTTTCTGCCTTTTCCTCTGAAAATTGTCTGAGCCAATCAACTAGGCTACAATCTACAGCATTAAAATATTCTGAGTTATCCTTTGGTAAATAAGCTTGGGAAGTAGTAACGCCCCATTTAAATTCACCACTATCTGGCTCCATTTCACCCATTAATATCTTAAATAGCGTAGTTTTAGCTATTTCATCTGCGCCTGTAAATGCAATCTTATCTCCCTTGTTAACTATAAAAGACAAATTATCAAGAAGTGTTACTCCATCTACAATTTTAGTTAAATTTTCAACTACTAATAAATCATTTCCTGCTTCTCTTTCTGGCTTAAAACCAACAAAAGGATATTTACGAGAAGAAGGTTTTATATCATCTAAAGTCAATTTATCTAATTGTTTTTTACGAGAAGTAGCCTGCTTTGCTTTAGAAGCATTAGAGCTAAATCTAGCAATAAAGTTTTGAAGTTCTGCAATTTTTTCTTCTTTTTTCTTATTTGAATCTTTAGCCATTTGAAGGGCCAACTGACTTGACTCATACCAGAAATCATAATTTCCAACAAATAGTTGAATTTTACTAAAATCTATATCTGCAACATGTGTACATATTTTATTTAAAAAATGTCTATCATGAGAGACAACTATAACAGTACTATCAAAATTCAGCAAGAAATTTTCAAGCCACTTTTTAGATTTTGCATCTAAATTGTTTGTAGGCTCATCCAATAATAAGATATCTGGCTTACCAAATAGTGTTTGAGCAAGCAATACTTTTACCTTTTCTGATCCTGTTAGTTCCTTCATTTTTTTGCTTTGAAGCTCTTCAGTTATACCAAGACCCATTAAAAGAGTTGAAGCTTCTGATTCCGCTTCCCATCCATTAAGTTCTGCAAATTCACCTTCTAGTTCTGAAGCTCTAATTCCGTCTTCATCAGTAAAATCTGGCTTTGCATATAGGTCATCTTTTTCTTTCATTATTTCAAAAAGTCTTACATGTCCCATCATTACGGTTTTAATAACTTCATGTTCATCAAATTCAAAATGATCCTGCTTTAATACTGCTAATCTTTCTCTTGGTGGAATGATAACTTCTCCAGTATTAGGTTCAATTTCACCTGATAATATTTTAAGAAAAGTTGATTTACCAGAACCGTTAGCACCAATTAATCCATAACAATTACCTGGTATAAATTTTATATTAACATTATCAAATAATTTACGTGCACCATATCTTAAACTTACATTGTTTGTACTAATCATATCTTTATAAATACCTCCATACATTAAGTAATTCCATTATAGTCGAAACTACCAAGCCATTATACCACACGCAAGGATAGTAGGCTAATGAAATTTATTCCTAATTTATTTATTTTTAATGAATTTATTAGCGTTGGATATTTGATTTTGGATCCTTTCTGCGCGTTTAGCTTTAGGCGCATCCTGTGGATCAATAATTCTTCCCATGTAGATATCCTTTTGCACTATTTCTATATTAAAATCTTTTTCATAGGTTTTAATAAGATCAAGCTCTCTCTCTTCAGCTATAGATAGTGCCAGGCCCCTTTGACCCATTCTTGCTGTTCTACCTACTCTATGTAAATAATCCTTAGAGTTCTCTGGTATATCAAGGTTAAATATATGTGTTACTCCTTGTATATCAAGCCCTCTAGCTGCTAAATCAGAAGCCACCAAAAGTTGAATTTTCCCTACATTGAAATCCTCAATAGCTTTCTTTCTATTTTCTTTTTCAGAGGTTCCATGAATTCCGACCACTTTTAATCCATGATAGCTAAGCTTTGAAGTTGTAATTTCTACCTCATCACTTTTATTTATAAATATTATTGCTTTTTCAGGGTTTGTTGCACTTATAAGTTTCCTTAAAAGTATCAATTTTTCTCTCTTTTCAACTAGGAAATACATGTGCTCTATGTTAGGGTTTACAACGCTTTTATCCCCTACTTTAATAACCTCTGCATCTTTCATTAGTGTTTTAGCAATTTCTACAGCTTTTGGTGATACCGTAGCCGAAAACAACATAATCTGCCTATCTCTAAGGGTAGTTTTTATTATAGCCTTTACACCCTCTATGTTATTTTCATCTATCATTCTATCGCCTTCATCTATTACAATAGTCTTAACTCCATGTGATTTTAGTTTCTTCATAGTTATAAGTTCTAAAATTCTTCCTGCAGATCCAACTATTATATGTGGTTTTTCCTTAAGTGACTCTAGCTGCCTTTTGATGTTAACATTGCCTATTATGCTAGTAGATTTTACTCCTGAAGCCGAGTTTTCCGATAGAAGTTCTATCTGCTTATGTATTTGCATTGCAAGTTCGTGAGTAGGCGCAAGTATAATTGCTTGAATATCCTTTGATGTAATGTCTATTTTCTGAAATATAGGCAAAAGATACGCTAATGTTTTACCCGTGCCCGTTTCTGATTCCCCTATGATGTCTTTGTTTTCAA
This DNA window, taken from Clostridium estertheticum, encodes the following:
- a CDS encoding heavy metal translocating P-type ATPase, whose translation is MTTKSLKIEGMTCSACAKAVERATKKLDGVNETNVNFATEKLTINYDEAKISVPDIQASVEKAGYKALVESNNRSFKIEGMTCSACSKAIERVTKKLDGVIESNVNYATEKLNITYEPSKVRISDIKKAVEKAGYKIFDGETTVDADKVRKEKEIKLLWNKFIISVMFTVPLLFISMGHMIAEKFGYHLPSFIDPMSSPRFFAILQLVLVIPVMIAGNRFFRVGFKSLIRRSPNMDTLIAMGTSAAFLYGIFAIVQIFGGNVDYAYDLYFESAAVIITLITLGKYLESVTKGKTSEAIKKLMGLAPKTAIIIREGKEIEMPIEEVEVGDIIFVRPGEKMPVDGEVVHGITAVDEAMITGESMPVEKIVGDKIIGASINKNGTIKYKATRVGKDTALSQIIKLVEDAQGSKAPIAKMADIISGYFVPVVMGLALLSSVSWYLSGETAIFSLTIFISVLVIACPCALGLATPTAIMVGTGKGAEYGVLIKSGVALETAHKIQTIVFDKTGTITEGTPKVTDIIVTNSITEEYLLQIAASAEKGSEHPLGEAIVKAAQDNKVEFKTLDYFKAIPGHGIEVKIDGRDILLGNRKLMVESNISLENLEETSHNLASEGKTPMYIAIDAKIAGIIAVADTVKKSSKIAIEKLHEMGIEVAMITGDNKITAEAIAREVGIDTILAEVLPEDKANEVKKLQATGKKVAMVGDGINDAPALAQADIGIAIGSGTDVAIESADIVLMRSDLRDVATAIELSKKTIKNIKENLFWAFGYNTLGIPVAMGVLYIFNGPLLSPIIAATAMSFSSVSVLLNALRLKGFKPVI
- a CDS encoding ABC-F family ATP-binding cassette domain-containing protein, which gives rise to MISTNNVSLRYGARKLFDNVNIKFIPGNCYGLIGANGSGKSTFLKILSGEIEPNTGEVIIPPRERLAVLKQDHFEFDEHEVIKTVMMGHVRLFEIMKEKDDLYAKPDFTDEDGIRASELEGEFAELNGWEAESEASTLLMGLGITEELQSKKMKELTGSEKVKVLLAQTLFGKPDILLLDEPTNNLDAKSKKWLENFLLNFDSTVIVVSHDRHFLNKICTHVADIDFSKIQLFVGNYDFWYESSQLALQMAKDSNKKKEEKIAELQNFIARFSSNASKAKQATSRKKQLDKLTLDDIKPSSRKYPFVGFKPEREAGNDLLVVENLTKIVDGVTLLDNLSFIVNKGDKIAFTGADEIAKTTLFKILMGEMEPDSGEFKWGVTTSQAYLPKDNSEYFNAVDCSLVDWLRQFSEEKAESFIRGFLGRMLFSGEEALKQSSVLSGGEKVRCMLSKMMLSNANVLILDEPTNHLDLESITAINNGLTSFTGTILLTSHDYQLVQTVANRIIEITPKGIMDKVMSYDEFQESDDVQKELELMYK
- a CDS encoding DEAD/DEAH box helicase: MDKSFVELGLQESLIEGLKKQGIESPTEIQAKAIPLGLENKDIIGESETGTGKTLAYLLPIFQKIDITSKDIQAIILAPTHELAMQIHKQIELLSENSASGVKSTSIIGNVNIKRQLESLKEKPHIIVGSAGRILELITMKKLKSHGVKTIVIDEGDRMIDENNIEGVKAIIKTTLRDRQIMLFSATVSPKAVEIAKTLMKDAEVIKVGDKSVVNPNIEHMYFLVEKREKLILLRKLISATNPEKAIIFINKSDEVEITTSKLSYHGLKVVGIHGTSEKENRKKAIEDFNVGKIQLLVASDLAARGLDIQGVTHIFNLDIPENSKDYLHRVGRTARMGQRGLALSIAEERELDLIKTYEKDFNIEIVQKDIYMGRIIDPQDAPKAKRAERIQNQISNANKFIKNK
- a CDS encoding helix-turn-helix domain-containing protein; protein product: MIAEISGKIRNLRKEKDLTLKDLSMKTGLSVSFLSQVENGYSSLAITSLKKIAEALNVPMNYFFKPPEIHNFLVKAEEEKVFKIEGSNSEFIRISGDFTGRKIESMIIIIPPEQMHGSKSSHPGEEFVYVLEGALIVNLAGIDYLVKVGDSIQYPSTTYHSWINPLNQKTKLLSIVTPLIF
- a CDS encoding M24 family metallopeptidase encodes the protein MIQERLNKVLKIMADKKIPQMIVSDSNAIFYLTGKWILAGERMLVLYLNTNGNNKLFINELFPISEDLGVEKIWYSDTDKPIEILSRHIDKDMPMGIDKDWPAHFLLRLMELKGGSAFVNGSKIIDKVRSSKDEVEKEYLRASSMLNDIAVEKMIKLVSKKYSEKKMGKMLGDMWEELGAEGHSFDPIVGYGANSADPHHEMDNSTVKAGDSVVIDIGCIKDSYCSDMTRTVFYKSVSDHSREVYDIVREANKRGIEKVKPGVRFCDIDAAARDYITEKGYGKYFTHRLGHSIGLQDHEFGDVSSANTDKVEVGMCFSIEPGIYIPGDVGVRIEDLVIVTADGCEVLNHYPKDLIIVK
- a CDS encoding ground-like protein gives rise to the protein MSHRHNNCCCNNNRCCKPVCRCENSCGNNCGNGFGNGCEGFGNGFGGGSGIWLVLLLLGLGGRGGRGCGGGFGGLF
- a CDS encoding DUF6465 family protein, giving the protein MKKNSNLTSAKEAVKASAEKVIKSTEEKAEAAIKVASDVVKKENVEKTINVVKDTAKNVKSKATKVATAATSVAKKTKAKKVDVAFYVQYQGKEISKHTILEKIRDEWVKTHKLSELKTIDVYLKVEDDTAYCLVNGKINIDLKLS
- a CDS encoding metal-sensing transcriptional repressor, translating into MNVEKVKALQALKTSKGQIEGIMKMMEDGRYCVDISNQIIAAQALLKKANLLILKQHMHHCVMEAVKLDNGDEKIDEIIELLSKIMNK